The following proteins are encoded in a genomic region of Thermococcus henrietii:
- a CDS encoding DUF530 family protein, which yields MTTTEELVAQVNKILDDIGIDLGELFENFEPARLAYTLQRNVSLLNDLQDELERRVGETAPSVRFMDKKNRDPHLQWIYRKKHNRALALERLRSAITAHKMALALLSANYTFKLGRKEIPVEAITKENFEKVRAVEKPVKLGRLEVLPHLAYSGDVLRLLAKESIEVRETFKFIKGKLREKGTVRTKSIRIEVEYFENNRLKKARLDLPADADIEMELRKRFGRRFRWRVLTFVKTRGVLINNHYTVDNLALAYASLDPENGAEKLGLDIFRYYFLTSSTERETLGIFPGIKLCIDCHYSILDLPFRHEKDFKTGQGSIYVIRKCEMEGQLTGKRKDITTIPNYLLGGVLLYGMSPYDEGKVAELLGIDEAELEEAIKKFVISGLHKVLFSENELKKFEKFMPKSDKAKRFLDLLQG from the coding sequence ATGACGACGACTGAAGAGCTCGTCGCCCAGGTCAACAAGATACTCGACGATATAGGCATAGACCTGGGCGAGCTCTTCGAGAACTTCGAGCCAGCCAGGTTAGCCTACACCCTCCAGCGCAACGTTTCCCTTCTGAACGACCTCCAGGACGAGCTTGAGAGGCGCGTTGGGGAAACGGCCCCGTCCGTCCGCTTCATGGACAAGAAAAACCGCGACCCCCACCTCCAGTGGATTTACAGGAAGAAGCACAACAGGGCTTTGGCCCTTGAGAGACTCCGTTCGGCTATAACCGCCCACAAGATGGCCTTAGCTCTGCTCTCGGCCAACTACACCTTCAAGCTCGGCAGGAAAGAGATTCCGGTAGAGGCGATAACGAAGGAGAACTTCGAGAAGGTCAGGGCCGTTGAGAAGCCCGTGAAGCTCGGCAGGCTTGAAGTTCTTCCACACCTCGCCTACTCCGGCGACGTGTTGCGCCTTCTGGCCAAGGAGAGTATTGAGGTTAGAGAAACCTTCAAGTTCATCAAGGGCAAGCTCCGCGAGAAGGGGACTGTCAGGACGAAGAGCATAAGGATTGAGGTCGAGTACTTCGAGAACAACAGGCTGAAGAAGGCCCGCCTCGACCTTCCGGCCGATGCCGACATCGAGATGGAGCTCAGGAAACGCTTCGGAAGAAGGTTCCGCTGGCGCGTTTTGACGTTCGTGAAGACGAGGGGGGTTCTCATAAACAACCACTACACCGTTGACAACCTCGCCTTGGCCTACGCTTCCCTTGACCCCGAAAACGGCGCCGAAAAGCTCGGCCTGGACATCTTCCGCTACTACTTCCTCACCTCTTCGACGGAGCGCGAGACCCTCGGCATCTTCCCGGGGATAAAGCTCTGCATAGACTGCCACTACTCAATCCTCGATTTACCCTTCAGGCACGAGAAGGACTTCAAGACAGGGCAGGGGAGCATCTACGTCATAAGGAAGTGCGAGATGGAGGGCCAGCTGACCGGGAAGAGGAAGGACATCACCACGATTCCCAACTACCTCCTCGGCGGGGTTCTGCTCTACGGCATGAGCCCCTACGACGAAGGAAAAGTCGCGGAGCTCCTCGGGATTGACGAGGCCGAGCTGGAGGAGGCCATAAAGAAGTTCGTGATTTCCGGCCTGCACAAGGTTCTGTTCAGCGAGAACGAGCTGAAGAAGTTCGAGAAGTTCATGCCGAAGAGCGACAAGGCCAAGCGCTTCCTCGACCTCCTGCAGGGGTGA
- a CDS encoding DUF1699 family protein, protein MKVRVSAKTYDELLRKLSELDEDVTEVYVSLRPTKEVVVKILENAPNVKRISCPPSLYPKVSKRVIYALGQLGIELVPENRPRGRPRKYDEKTVKLVRELARKGVPMREISERLGIPLRTVYYMVNELRA, encoded by the coding sequence ATGAAGGTTCGGGTGAGTGCCAAAACCTACGACGAGCTCCTGCGGAAGCTTTCCGAGCTCGACGAGGACGTCACCGAGGTCTACGTTAGTTTAAGGCCCACCAAGGAGGTCGTCGTTAAAATCCTCGAGAACGCGCCCAACGTGAAGAGGATAAGCTGTCCGCCGAGCCTCTATCCAAAGGTCTCCAAAAGGGTCATCTACGCCCTCGGTCAGCTCGGTATAGAGCTCGTCCCCGAGAACAGGCCCAGGGGGAGGCCGAGGAAGTACGACGAAAAAACGGTGAAGCTCGTCCGGGAGCTGGCCAGGAAGGGCGTTCCGATGCGGGAAATCAGCGAGCGCCTCGGCATTCCCCTGAGGACCGTTTACTACATGGTGAACGAGCTCCGGGCTTAA
- the top6B gene encoding DNA topoisomerase VI subunit B, translated as MAEANQLFKEFKIQSVSEFFRRNAAMLGYTGKVRSLTTLVHEAVTNSLDACEEAGISPYIRVEIEELGREHYKVVVEDNGPGIPEKYITHVFGKMLAGTKAHRNIQSRGQQGIGISGAVMFAQITSGKATRVVTSTGDEIIEAWVKIDVDRNEGKIVKKEKHPNPDGWHGTRIELEVKNVKYMRSKQGVYWYLKLTAIANPHAHIELIEPDGRLIVFPRSSDEIPEPPVEMKPHPKGVLTDDVYRMAKKTRRTSVRRFLVGEFSRISDKKVDELVEYIAALRLIKTVEDKKVQEGLYERLMKGEVKAVLRSFKGYTKVVKQVAKMMEKPPEKLTWHEAEEIVEAFKCMKFLAPPTHGLRPIGEENIEKGLKGILKPEFVTAVTRPPKVYSGGIPFQVEVGLAYGGEIPSGFELLRYANRVPLLFDAGSCVTTQAARSIDWKRYRVDDLDRTPLVLMINVVSVHVPYTGTGKQSIASVDEIYNEIRLAIMDAARRLQTYLSGKHRRLYQVKRKKTFEKYVPEIARALSVLTGEPEEKIREYFIRFIESHFASKGQEVSENA; from the coding sequence ATGGCCGAGGCGAATCAGCTCTTTAAGGAGTTCAAAATCCAGAGCGTCAGCGAGTTCTTCAGGCGAAACGCGGCAATGCTCGGCTACACCGGCAAGGTCCGCTCGCTTACAACGCTCGTCCACGAGGCGGTGACGAATTCGCTCGACGCCTGTGAGGAGGCCGGGATTTCCCCCTATATAAGGGTCGAGATTGAGGAACTCGGAAGGGAGCACTACAAGGTGGTTGTAGAGGACAACGGCCCTGGAATCCCGGAGAAGTACATAACCCACGTCTTTGGAAAGATGCTGGCCGGAACGAAGGCCCACAGGAACATACAGAGCAGGGGCCAGCAGGGTATCGGTATAAGCGGTGCCGTGATGTTCGCCCAGATAACGAGCGGTAAGGCAACGCGCGTGGTCACATCAACGGGCGACGAGATAATAGAGGCCTGGGTCAAGATTGACGTTGACAGAAACGAGGGTAAAATCGTAAAGAAGGAGAAGCACCCCAACCCGGACGGCTGGCACGGGACGAGGATAGAGCTCGAGGTCAAGAACGTCAAGTACATGCGCTCGAAGCAGGGCGTTTACTGGTACCTCAAGCTCACCGCGATAGCGAATCCACATGCCCACATCGAGCTCATCGAGCCGGACGGGAGGTTAATAGTCTTCCCGCGCTCGAGCGACGAGATTCCTGAACCTCCTGTTGAGATGAAGCCCCACCCGAAGGGAGTTCTCACGGACGACGTCTACAGGATGGCCAAGAAGACGAGAAGGACAAGCGTGAGGCGCTTCCTCGTTGGAGAATTCTCGAGGATAAGCGACAAGAAGGTTGACGAGCTCGTCGAGTACATAGCGGCATTGAGGCTCATCAAGACGGTCGAGGACAAGAAGGTTCAGGAAGGGCTCTACGAGAGGCTCATGAAGGGCGAAGTCAAAGCCGTTCTCCGCTCCTTCAAGGGCTACACCAAGGTCGTCAAGCAGGTCGCGAAGATGATGGAGAAGCCACCTGAAAAGCTCACCTGGCACGAGGCAGAGGAGATAGTCGAGGCCTTCAAGTGCATGAAGTTCCTCGCTCCGCCGACGCACGGCCTCAGGCCCATAGGCGAGGAGAACATCGAGAAGGGTTTGAAGGGAATCCTCAAGCCGGAGTTCGTAACGGCCGTAACGAGGCCCCCCAAGGTTTACTCCGGAGGAATCCCCTTCCAGGTCGAGGTCGGCCTTGCCTACGGCGGTGAGATACCAAGCGGTTTCGAGCTCCTCCGCTACGCGAACCGCGTTCCGCTCCTCTTCGATGCAGGCTCGTGTGTAACCACTCAGGCCGCACGCTCGATAGACTGGAAGCGCTACCGCGTTGACGACCTTGACAGAACCCCGCTCGTGCTCATGATTAACGTCGTTTCAGTCCACGTCCCCTACACCGGAACCGGAAAGCAGAGCATAGCGAGCGTCGATGAGATTTACAACGAGATTCGCCTGGCCATAATGGACGCGGCGAGAAGACTGCAGACCTACCTCAGCGGAAAGCACAGAAGGCTTTACCAGGTCAAGAGGAAGAAGACCTTCGAGAAGTACGTGCCCGAGATAGCGAGGGCTCTGAGCGTTCTCACGGGCGAGCCGGAGGAGAAGATTAGGGAGTACTTCATCAGGTTTATAGAGAGTCACTTTGCCTCCAAGGGGCAGGAGGTGAGCGAGAATGCCTAA
- a CDS encoding DNA topoisomerase IV subunit A, with protein MPKSKAIKRERPKEKFSYDPRKVLSKLEEYGRSVLEAIKAGKNPYFDIPTRGLNNVYFDEKAKLIRMGDKLSRRYFLNVAHARKFMQTLLIMAYVKRLVAEGKHASLREAYYANKHTIPGTKENTFEDQRESDPIIEDLERMLGVLREEMHITADRRGYIYGDIVIRDGEDEFNASKLGSGGWAVPGTVEHIQFPEINVDYALVVETAAMADRLIEEKFPKKEKALIIATQGQASRGVRRLIHRLHYEEGLPIIVFTDGDPYGWYIYSTIKQGSINLAYLSDKLATPEARFVGMTMDDIKRYGLENVTEKLKGIPPNKKGGPTGDYKRILEEMEYPWFQNKEWQRQLKMALKWGVRIEQQALANKSLEFVAKEYLPEKINNGDLLP; from the coding sequence ATGCCTAAATCCAAGGCAATAAAGCGCGAGAGGCCCAAGGAGAAGTTCTCCTACGACCCGAGAAAGGTGCTCAGCAAGCTCGAAGAGTACGGAAGGAGCGTCCTTGAGGCTATCAAGGCCGGCAAGAACCCCTACTTTGACATACCGACGCGCGGACTCAACAACGTCTACTTCGACGAGAAGGCCAAGCTCATCAGGATGGGCGACAAGCTCTCAAGGCGTTACTTCCTCAACGTGGCTCATGCCAGAAAGTTCATGCAAACCTTGCTCATAATGGCCTACGTGAAGAGGCTCGTCGCCGAGGGCAAGCACGCGAGCCTTCGTGAAGCCTACTACGCCAACAAACACACGATTCCTGGAACGAAGGAGAACACCTTCGAGGACCAGCGCGAGAGCGACCCTATCATAGAAGACCTTGAGAGAATGCTCGGAGTCCTGCGTGAGGAGATGCACATCACAGCGGACAGGCGCGGTTACATCTACGGCGACATAGTGATTAGGGATGGCGAGGACGAGTTCAACGCGAGCAAGCTCGGAAGCGGTGGTTGGGCCGTCCCGGGAACAGTCGAGCACATTCAGTTCCCCGAGATAAACGTTGACTACGCCCTCGTTGTCGAGACCGCCGCTATGGCCGACCGTCTCATCGAGGAAAAGTTCCCGAAGAAGGAGAAGGCCCTAATCATAGCGACCCAGGGACAGGCCTCGCGTGGCGTTAGAAGGCTTATCCACAGGCTTCACTACGAGGAAGGCCTGCCAATCATCGTCTTCACAGATGGCGACCCCTACGGTTGGTACATCTACTCCACCATAAAGCAGGGCTCGATAAACCTCGCCTACCTCAGCGACAAGCTGGCAACGCCCGAGGCGAGGTTCGTTGGCATGACGATGGACGACATAAAGCGCTATGGTTTAGAGAACGTCACCGAGAAGCTCAAGGGGATTCCTCCCAACAAGAAAGGTGGCCCGACGGGCGACTACAAGCGCATTTTGGAGGAGATGGAGTACCCCTGGTTCCAGAACAAGGAATGGCAGAGACAGCTCAAGATGGCCCTCAAGTGGGGCGTCAGGATTGAACAGCAGGCCCTCGCGAACAAATCCCTCGAGTTCGTTGCCAAGGAGTACCTGCCGGAAAAGATAAACAACGGTGATTTGCTACCATGA
- a CDS encoding GTP cyclohydrolase IV codes for MIETQEEVPEIREPLRRVGITNLRSVAKINWKGKVYTFLPLFEVTIDVPAEKKGIHMSRLVESITEAMSEAVEEEVREAHSSLEELGRAVIRRLESKHPHRRAEVWIKTHLIIPRETPASGKTSYEPYDVEVGVIKNEDGTFEKVLRVRVIGNTACPHAMANNNGKTHIQRAIGELEVRTAFDEEIALEDMIDVVESSFSHPTYTLLKTVDENAVVQGMFANPKFVEDVAREIFAKAREKFRGKIHVRVISNESIHKHDVIAETWS; via the coding sequence GTGATTGAGACCCAGGAAGAAGTTCCGGAGATTAGAGAACCCCTCAGGCGCGTCGGCATAACCAACCTCAGGAGCGTCGCCAAGATTAACTGGAAGGGGAAGGTCTACACGTTCCTCCCGCTCTTTGAAGTCACGATAGACGTCCCGGCCGAGAAAAAGGGAATCCACATGAGCCGTCTCGTGGAGAGCATAACCGAGGCCATGAGCGAGGCCGTGGAGGAAGAGGTTAGGGAGGCCCACAGCTCGCTTGAGGAGCTTGGAAGAGCCGTCATAAGACGCCTTGAGAGCAAACACCCGCACAGAAGGGCGGAGGTCTGGATTAAGACCCATCTGATAATCCCCAGGGAAACGCCGGCGAGTGGGAAGACGAGCTACGAGCCCTATGACGTAGAGGTCGGCGTCATAAAGAACGAGGATGGCACCTTTGAGAAGGTTCTCCGCGTCAGGGTTATAGGCAACACCGCATGTCCCCACGCGATGGCCAACAACAACGGGAAGACCCACATACAGCGCGCCATCGGCGAGCTCGAGGTCAGGACGGCCTTCGACGAGGAGATAGCGCTCGAGGATATGATTGACGTCGTCGAGAGCTCCTTCAGCCACCCGACCTACACACTTCTGAAGACGGTTGACGAGAACGCGGTTGTGCAGGGAATGTTCGCGAACCCGAAGTTCGTTGAAGATGTTGCACGCGAGATTTTCGCCAAGGCCCGGGAGAAGTTTAGGGGCAAAATCCACGTGCGCGTAATCAGCAACGAGAGCATCCACAAGCACGACGTCATAGCCGAGACGTGGAGCTGA